In Trichoplusia ni isolate ovarian cell line Hi5 chromosome 7, tn1, whole genome shotgun sequence, a single genomic region encodes these proteins:
- the LOC113496167 gene encoding zinc finger protein 90-like, producing the protein MKMAQYDIIPSYEEEDMFNDRTDNVTDLHAYYMSQFNLELENSNKSKKVDSFKYGVEESFDFEVLDDWNTATNNEADFEIIDEVIDTNINEQNIKEVLLDLDGIDFGDKNCKVDVYKTQENKMYETNNDYIDDESLIDELCREDGESCRLTPDFNEEYLNTAASEKNLLPSIETVFSKRYCNYNTEENQILEYNTITPVQNTVPINSLEHYSYPNNILYNLEERKYVLPDTPTSCNEFTFDRNERKVSVSESVESDVHSSSYYDENSENFDEDDLFINLDDFGLTFETDSTVNESKTQNTRRTDKDKVQGERVCFWEHCFERYPNQNALVEHIERAHVNTYKGDEFSCLWRDCARERRPFNARYKLLIHMRVHSGHKPNRCHHPGCGKAFSRLENLKIHVRSHTGERPYACPAPHCRKAFSNSSDRAKHQRTHFNARPYACGAIGCGKRYTDPSSLRKHVKTHPHISNVPRTCIPPSRPLRKPDQEQTVPSSPAKLTTLRCIRDKLTVPRLQKL; encoded by the exons ATGAAGATGGCGCAATATGATATCATACCGAGCTACGAGGAAGAGGACATGTTTAACGACAGGACAGACAACGTGACAGACCTACATGCTTATTACATGTCACAATTTAATCTAGAATTAGAAAAcagcaataaaagtaaaaaagttgaCAGTTTTAAGTATGGAGTAGAGGAAAGTTTTGATTTCGAAGTATTAGATGATTGGAACACCGCAACGAATAACGAAGCTGATTTCGAAATTATAGATGAAGTAATAGACACAAATATTAACGAACAAAATATCAAAGAAGTGCTTTTAGACTTAGATGGGATCGACTTTGGAGACAAAAACTGTAAAGTTGATGTTTACAAAactcaagaaaataaaatgtacgaaACGAATAACGACTATATAGATGACGAATCTTTAATCGACGAACTTTGCCGAGAAGATGGTGAGTCTTGCAGACTGACACCAGATTTTAACGAAGAGTATTTAAATACGGCTGCCTCTGAGAAGAATCTACTGCCGTCAATAGAAACCGTGTTCTCAAAGCGTTATTGCAATTACAACACAGAAGAAAATCAAATACTAGAATATAATACTATAACTCCTGTTCAAAACACAGTGCCAATAAATAGTCTAGAACATTATAGCTACCCGAACAACATACTTTATAACTTGGAAGAGAGAAAATACGTATTACCTGACACACCGACGAGTTGTAACGAATTCACTTTTGATAGGAACGAGAGGAAGGTTTCCGTGTCCGAGTCTGTCGAGAGTGACGTCCACAGCTCAAGTTATTACGACGAGAACTCGGAAAACTTCGACGAAGACGATTTGTTTATTAATCTCGATGACTTTGGATTGACTTTTGAGACGGATAGCACTGTGAATGAAAGTAAAACGCAAAATACAAGGAGGACTGATAAGGATAAAGTTCAAG GTGAACGAGTTTGTTTCTGGGAGCATTGTTTCGAAAGATATCCGAATCAGAATGCACTGGTGGAACACATTGAGAGGGCCCATGTCAACACTTATAAAG GTGATGAGTTCAGCTGCTTGTGGCGGGACTGCGCGCGGGAGCGGCGGCCGTTCAACGCGCGCTACAAACTGCTCATACACATGCGAGTGCACTCCGGACACAAACCTAATAGGTGCCAT CACCCTGGTTGCGGCAAGGCTTTCTCCCGTCTCGAGAACCTGAAGATCCACGTCCGGTCGCACACGGGGGAGCGACCCTACGCCTGCCCCGCGCCGCACTGCCGGAAAGCCTTCTCCAACTCCTCGGATCGCGCCAAGCATCAGAGGACACACTTCAATGCT CGTCCCTATGCCTGCGGGGCTATAGGCTGCGGCAAGAGATACACCGACCCATCCTCTCTCCGCAAACACGTGAAGACGCACCCCCACATCAGCAACGTGCCTCGAACCTGCATCCCTCCGTCCAGGCCCTTGCGGAAGCCCGACCAAGAGCAGACTGTACCCAGCTCCCCTGCTAAGCTGACCACACTGCGGTGTATAAGAGATAAGTTGACTGTTCCTAGGCTGCAGAAATTGTAG